The proteins below come from a single Thermomicrobiales bacterium genomic window:
- a CDS encoding plastocyanin/azurin family copper-binding protein — translation MLNNRVTRRLFMGSVAGASIAAPLAALQNDAAAQTPVAGGWTPVDNVRPVLTPVAELQPAPEDEIHVTMAPNVPPAITRTNQCTFEVALESIEGVCPLDPENGVNTEMWGFRIAGDDQTLCGSPGPVIRGRVGDMVTIKMTNLASSMHPHNIDFHAVTGQGGGAEGLTANPGDTVSIQARLLYPGAFMYHCAYGDVPQHIAHGMYGMIIVDPEEPLPAVDHEWSISQSEWYVMEVGAEDQGVARFDRAGLVDEHPRYVTFNGRTDALRGDNALQMSVGERARIYFVNQGINLVSSFHPIGSHWDLVYPEAATSPANVPIRGSQSTLVVAGGGTVVELDALVPSTVILVDHSLVRSFYKGSIGQIVIEGEPDPEIFVSLTREVTEEGHMASPVPENIAAEVIMPEGAFLPENAQIAYSPPVVTIPVGGTVLWHNEDSVSHTVTSGLSDGFSGTPDGKFDSGFLDTGASFSHTFTEPGTYPYYCQPHPWMRGTLLVEE, via the coding sequence GTGTTGAACAATCGTGTAACCCGGCGACTTTTCATGGGCTCGGTTGCGGGAGCGTCGATCGCTGCCCCGCTCGCGGCGCTTCAGAACGATGCGGCCGCGCAGACCCCGGTCGCCGGTGGGTGGACCCCGGTGGATAATGTCCGGCCGGTCTTGACACCGGTTGCGGAGCTGCAGCCGGCTCCCGAAGATGAGATCCATGTCACCATGGCTCCAAACGTGCCCCCAGCCATCACCCGCACCAATCAGTGCACCTTCGAGGTTGCTCTCGAATCGATCGAGGGTGTCTGCCCGCTCGATCCCGAGAACGGCGTCAACACCGAGATGTGGGGATTCCGCATTGCCGGTGACGATCAAACGCTGTGCGGTTCGCCCGGTCCTGTCATCCGCGGTCGCGTGGGCGATATGGTCACGATCAAGATGACCAACCTGGCCAGCAGCATGCATCCGCACAACATCGACTTCCACGCCGTCACCGGCCAGGGGGGAGGCGCCGAAGGGTTGACCGCGAATCCGGGCGACACAGTGTCGATCCAGGCACGCCTGCTCTACCCCGGCGCGTTCATGTACCACTGCGCATACGGTGATGTTCCCCAGCACATTGCCCATGGCATGTACGGCATGATCATCGTCGATCCGGAGGAGCCGCTCCCGGCGGTCGATCATGAATGGTCGATCTCGCAAAGCGAGTGGTACGTCATGGAAGTTGGCGCGGAAGACCAGGGCGTCGCGAGATTCGATCGTGCCGGTCTCGTCGACGAGCATCCGCGGTACGTCACGTTCAATGGTCGCACCGATGCGCTGCGCGGGGACAACGCGCTGCAAATGAGTGTGGGAGAGCGCGCGCGCATCTACTTCGTCAATCAGGGAATCAATCTGGTCTCCAGTTTCCACCCGATTGGGTCGCATTGGGATTTGGTCTATCCCGAAGCCGCGACGAGCCCGGCAAATGTTCCTATTCGCGGATCGCAGTCCACGCTTGTTGTCGCTGGCGGCGGCACGGTGGTGGAACTCGATGCGCTGGTGCCGTCGACGGTCATTTTGGTCGACCACTCACTCGTGCGTTCCTTCTATAAGGGGTCGATCGGTCAGATCGTGATCGAAGGGGAGCCTGATCCAGAGATCTTCGTCTCGCTCACGCGTGAGGTGACCGAAGAGGGCCATATGGCGTCGCCTGTGCCCGAAAACATCGCGGCGGAAGTGATCATGCCTGAGGGCGCGTTCCTGCCGGAGAATGCCCAGATTGCCTATAGCCCGCCGGTGGTGACGATTCCGGTTGGCGGAACCGTCCTCTGGCACAACGAGGATTCGGTGTCGCACACAGTAACCTCTGGTCTTTCGGATGGTTTCTCGGGCACGCCGGACGGCAAGTTCGATTCGGGATTCCTGGACACTGGAGCCAGCTTCAGTCACACGTTCACCGAGCCGGGCACATATCCGTACTACTGCCAGCCGCACCCGTGGATGCGCGGGACTCTGCTCGTCGAGGAATAG
- a CDS encoding Xaa-Pro peptidase family protein → MAPGVPTQAVYAERIKKAQAEMKRQGIDILLVGPSSDLVYLIGYDAHLSERLNLLIIRQEGTPDLVVPVLESFLATSCEPNVTLRRWQETESPSELAASLIGDTTGVTLGVSDQLWSTFLLKLQKAMPEGDWTTGQPILAHLRVTKDQSELDNLFEVARLTDEAWHEFVESGQISGLTETQAMERLSGMMEKRGLGRSFGICASGPNAASPHHHTGDRVIQQGDSVIFDWGGTLNGYHSDVTRTVFVGTPTDEYRKVYATVKEANQAALDAVKPGVACEDIDKAARDVITKAGYGEAFLHRVGHGLGMDVHEEPYLVGGNKTPLEVGMVFSDEPGIYLAGNLGVRIEDSVVVTETGGKRLNEASRELTVMD, encoded by the coding sequence ATGGCCCCAGGAGTTCCTACGCAGGCGGTGTATGCCGAGCGGATCAAGAAGGCGCAGGCCGAGATGAAGCGGCAGGGAATCGACATCCTGCTGGTCGGTCCGTCGTCCGATCTGGTCTATCTCATCGGGTACGACGCGCACCTGAGCGAGCGGTTGAACCTGCTCATCATCCGGCAAGAGGGGACACCTGATCTGGTCGTGCCGGTGCTGGAATCGTTCCTGGCAACGAGCTGCGAGCCGAATGTCACGCTGCGGCGCTGGCAGGAAACCGAATCTCCCTCCGAGTTGGCTGCGTCGCTGATTGGCGACACGACCGGGGTGACGCTAGGCGTCAGCGATCAGCTTTGGAGCACCTTCCTGCTCAAACTGCAGAAAGCGATGCCAGAAGGGGATTGGACGACCGGACAACCGATCCTGGCGCATCTGCGCGTGACCAAGGACCAGTCGGAACTGGACAACCTGTTCGAGGTTGCGCGGCTCACGGACGAGGCGTGGCATGAGTTCGTGGAAAGCGGCCAGATCAGCGGACTGACGGAAACGCAAGCCATGGAACGGCTGTCGGGCATGATGGAGAAGCGCGGGTTGGGCCGGTCCTTCGGCATCTGCGCCAGCGGGCCGAACGCCGCCTCGCCTCATCACCACACCGGCGACCGCGTGATCCAGCAGGGCGACTCGGTGATCTTCGACTGGGGCGGCACGCTCAACGGATATCACTCCGATGTGACCCGCACCGTGTTCGTCGGCACCCCGACGGACGAGTACCGCAAGGTCTACGCAACGGTGAAGGAAGCCAACCAGGCCGCGCTCGACGCGGTGAAGCCGGGCGTTGCCTGCGAGGACATCGACAAGGCCGCTCGCGATGTCATCACGAAGGCCGGCTATGGCGAGGCTTTCTTGCACCGGGTCGGGCACGGGTTGGGCATGGATGTGCACGAAGAGCCATATCTGGTCGGCGGCAACAAGACGCCGCTCGAAGTCGGGATGGTCTTTTCCGACGAGCCTGGCATCTATCTGGCGGGAAACCTCGGTGTGCGCATCGAGGATTCGGTGGTCGTTACGGAAACGGGCGGAAAACGACTCAACGAAGCAAGCCGCGAGCTCACCGTAATGGATTGA
- a CDS encoding SDR family NAD(P)-dependent oxidoreductase, translating into MAQFDGKTALVTGGGSGIGEAIATVLAERGAAVVVSDIHLDAAQRVADAIVVKGGKAAAFAADVANPADSKATVEFAVKTFGALHLAVNNAGISGVPGPVGDLAPSDWDTTIRVDLNGVFYGMHYQIPAILEAGGGAIVNMSSILGVVGEGGAPAYTAAKHGVTGLTKAAAISYSGQGVRVNSVHPGYIETPMIENIDTSGAAQLHPIGRLGRPEEIAYVTAFLLSDEASFVTGAQIVVDGGYTAR; encoded by the coding sequence ATGGCACAGTTCGATGGCAAGACAGCGCTGGTCACCGGAGGCGGGAGCGGCATCGGTGAAGCGATCGCCACGGTGCTTGCCGAGCGCGGGGCGGCTGTGGTCGTGTCCGATATCCATCTGGATGCGGCGCAACGGGTGGCCGACGCGATCGTTGTGAAGGGTGGCAAGGCAGCCGCGTTCGCCGCGGATGTGGCGAACCCAGCAGACTCGAAGGCGACCGTGGAGTTTGCCGTGAAAACGTTCGGGGCGCTTCACCTGGCGGTCAACAACGCGGGCATCTCTGGCGTGCCGGGTCCTGTCGGCGATCTTGCGCCCAGTGACTGGGATACGACGATTCGGGTCGATCTGAACGGTGTGTTCTATGGCATGCACTATCAGATTCCCGCCATCCTGGAAGCGGGTGGCGGCGCCATTGTCAACATGTCCTCGATTCTTGGGGTCGTCGGCGAGGGCGGCGCCCCGGCCTATACCGCGGCGAAGCACGGGGTCACCGGATTGACCAAGGCAGCGGCGATCAGCTATTCCGGTCAGGGCGTGCGTGTGAACTCGGTGCATCCCGGCTATATCGAGACGCCGATGATCGAGAACATCGACACGAGCGGGGCGGCCCAGTTGCATCCCATCGGACGCCTGGGGCGTCCTGAAGAGATTGCCTATGTCACGGCGTTTCTCTTGTCGGACGAGGCGTCGTTCGTGACTGGCGCCCAGATCGTGGTCGACGGCGGATACACCGCGCGTTAG